From Dendropsophus ebraccatus isolate aDenEbr1 chromosome 2, aDenEbr1.pat, whole genome shotgun sequence, a single genomic window includes:
- the YTHDF3 gene encoding YTH domain-containing family protein 3 isoform X2 has protein sequence MHQKDAVNDDDFEPYLTSQTNQSNSYPPMSDPYMPSYYAPSIGFPYSLGEAAWSTAGDPPMPYLYGQMSNGEHHYIPDGVFSQPGALGNTPPFLSQHGFNFFPGNADFSTWGTSGSQGQSTQSSAYSSSYGYPPSSLGRAIADGQAGFGSDTLSKVPGINSIEQGMTGLKIGGDMTAAVTKTVGSALTSAGMTSIAANSVPPVSSSAPKPTSWAAIARKPAKPQPKLKPKGNMGIGSTAVPPPPIKHNINIGTWDDKGAVVKTPLAQTVLPPQPVIQQPQPLTQPLPMVQNQLPQQQLQQQPPQQAGPSQQAPTHQVQQQLQNRWVAPRNRGVGFNQNNVSGNENFSLGVVPVSSSPGVEVHPVLEKLKAINNYNPKDFDWSLKNGRVFIIKSYSEDDIHRSIKYSIWCSTEHGNKRLDAAYRSLNGKGPLYLLFSVNGSGHFCGVAEMKSVVDYNAYAGVWSQDKWKGKFEVKWVFVKDVPNNQLRHIRLENNDNKPVTNSRDTQEVPLEKAKQVLKIIATFKHTTSIFDDFAHYEKRQEEEEAMRRERNRNKQ, from the exons ATGCATCAGAAGGATGCAGTAAACGATGACGACTTTGAGCCATATCTAACCAGCCAGACGAATCAG AGTAATAGCTATCCACCAATGTCAGACCCTTACATGCCTAGTTATTATGCTCCATCCATTGGATTTCCTTACTCCCTTGGTGAGGCAGCATGGTCCACCGCAGGAGACCCACCAATGCCGTACTTGTATGGACAGATGAGCAATGGGGAACACCACTACATACCAGATGGAGTTTTTAGTCAGCCTGGCGCTTTGGGGAACACTCCTCCTTTCCTAAGCCAGCATgggtttaatttttttcctgggaaTGCAGACTTCTCCACATGGGGGACAAGTGGATCTCAGGGACAATCAACTCAAAGTTCTGCATATAGCAGCAGCTACGGATACCCACCTAGTTCCCTTGGTAGAGCCATTGCTGATGGACAAGCTGGTTTTGGCAGTGATACTTTAAGCAAAGTGCCGGGGATTAACAGCATCGAGCAAGGAATGACGGGACTGAAAATCGGTGGGGACATGACTGCTGCTGTCACGAAAACTGTTGGTTCAGCCTTGACTAGTGCAGGAATGACTAGTATAGCCGCAAATAGCGTGCCTCCAGTTAGCAGTTCAGCACCCAAACCAACCTCTTGGGCTGCCATTGCTCGTAAGCCAGCAAAACCTCAGCCTAAACTTAAACCTAAGGGCAATATGGGTATTGGTAGCACTGCAGTTCCTCCACCGCCTATAAAACACAACATCAATATTGGAACTTGGGACGACAAGGGGGCTGTAGTAAAGACCCCCCTTGCTCAAACAGTTCTGCCTCCTCAGCCTGTAATTCAGCAGCCTCAGCCATTAACTCAACCTTTACCCATGGTGCAAAACCAACTGCCTCAACAGCAGCTTCAGCAACAGCCACCGCAGCAAGCAGGACCTTCGCAGCAGGCCCCAACACACCaggtccagcagcagctccagaaCCGCTGGGTGGCACCCAGGAACCGGGGAGTAGGCTTCAATCAGAACAATGTGTCTGGCAATGAGAACTTTAGTTTAGGTGTTGTGCCTGTGAGCTCCTCCCCTGGTGTTGAGGTTCATCCTGTACTGGAGAAATTGAAGGCCATAAACAACTATAATCCCAAAGACTTTGATTGGAGTCTGAAAAATGGGCGCGTGTTTATAATCAAAAGCTACTCCGAGGACGATATTCACCGTTCTATCAAGTACTCAATCTGGTGCAGTACTGAACATGGCAATAAGCGTTTGGATGCTGCTTACCGATCCTTGAATGGTAAAGGCCCACTTTATTTACTCTTCAGCGTAAATGGGAGTGGACACTTTTGTGGAGTTGCGGAGATGAAGTCTGTTGTAGACTATAATGCATATGCTGGAGTCTGGTCACAAGACAAGTGGAAGGGAAAGTTTGAAGTCAAATGGGTCTTTGTCAAAGACGTTCCTAATAACCAACTGCGACATATTCGTTTGGAAAACAACGATAATAAGCCTGTTACCAACTCAAGGGACACTCAAGAGGTACCCCTAGAAAAAGCCAAGCAAGTCCTTAAAATAATTGCGACTTTCAAGCATACAACCTCTATCTTTGATGACTTTGCACATTACGAGAAGCGTCAAGAAGAGGAGGAAGCCATGCGTAGG GAGAGGAATCGAAACAAACAATAA
- the YTHDF3 gene encoding YTH domain-containing family protein 3 isoform X1, producing the protein MSATSVDQRPKGQGNKVAVQNGSMHQKDAVNDDDFEPYLTSQTNQSNSYPPMSDPYMPSYYAPSIGFPYSLGEAAWSTAGDPPMPYLYGQMSNGEHHYIPDGVFSQPGALGNTPPFLSQHGFNFFPGNADFSTWGTSGSQGQSTQSSAYSSSYGYPPSSLGRAIADGQAGFGSDTLSKVPGINSIEQGMTGLKIGGDMTAAVTKTVGSALTSAGMTSIAANSVPPVSSSAPKPTSWAAIARKPAKPQPKLKPKGNMGIGSTAVPPPPIKHNINIGTWDDKGAVVKTPLAQTVLPPQPVIQQPQPLTQPLPMVQNQLPQQQLQQQPPQQAGPSQQAPTHQVQQQLQNRWVAPRNRGVGFNQNNVSGNENFSLGVVPVSSSPGVEVHPVLEKLKAINNYNPKDFDWSLKNGRVFIIKSYSEDDIHRSIKYSIWCSTEHGNKRLDAAYRSLNGKGPLYLLFSVNGSGHFCGVAEMKSVVDYNAYAGVWSQDKWKGKFEVKWVFVKDVPNNQLRHIRLENNDNKPVTNSRDTQEVPLEKAKQVLKIIATFKHTTSIFDDFAHYEKRQEEEEAMRRERNRNKQ; encoded by the exons TTGCAGTACAGAACGGTTCAATGCATCAGAAGGATGCAGTAAACGATGACGACTTTGAGCCATATCTAACCAGCCAGACGAATCAG AGTAATAGCTATCCACCAATGTCAGACCCTTACATGCCTAGTTATTATGCTCCATCCATTGGATTTCCTTACTCCCTTGGTGAGGCAGCATGGTCCACCGCAGGAGACCCACCAATGCCGTACTTGTATGGACAGATGAGCAATGGGGAACACCACTACATACCAGATGGAGTTTTTAGTCAGCCTGGCGCTTTGGGGAACACTCCTCCTTTCCTAAGCCAGCATgggtttaatttttttcctgggaaTGCAGACTTCTCCACATGGGGGACAAGTGGATCTCAGGGACAATCAACTCAAAGTTCTGCATATAGCAGCAGCTACGGATACCCACCTAGTTCCCTTGGTAGAGCCATTGCTGATGGACAAGCTGGTTTTGGCAGTGATACTTTAAGCAAAGTGCCGGGGATTAACAGCATCGAGCAAGGAATGACGGGACTGAAAATCGGTGGGGACATGACTGCTGCTGTCACGAAAACTGTTGGTTCAGCCTTGACTAGTGCAGGAATGACTAGTATAGCCGCAAATAGCGTGCCTCCAGTTAGCAGTTCAGCACCCAAACCAACCTCTTGGGCTGCCATTGCTCGTAAGCCAGCAAAACCTCAGCCTAAACTTAAACCTAAGGGCAATATGGGTATTGGTAGCACTGCAGTTCCTCCACCGCCTATAAAACACAACATCAATATTGGAACTTGGGACGACAAGGGGGCTGTAGTAAAGACCCCCCTTGCTCAAACAGTTCTGCCTCCTCAGCCTGTAATTCAGCAGCCTCAGCCATTAACTCAACCTTTACCCATGGTGCAAAACCAACTGCCTCAACAGCAGCTTCAGCAACAGCCACCGCAGCAAGCAGGACCTTCGCAGCAGGCCCCAACACACCaggtccagcagcagctccagaaCCGCTGGGTGGCACCCAGGAACCGGGGAGTAGGCTTCAATCAGAACAATGTGTCTGGCAATGAGAACTTTAGTTTAGGTGTTGTGCCTGTGAGCTCCTCCCCTGGTGTTGAGGTTCATCCTGTACTGGAGAAATTGAAGGCCATAAACAACTATAATCCCAAAGACTTTGATTGGAGTCTGAAAAATGGGCGCGTGTTTATAATCAAAAGCTACTCCGAGGACGATATTCACCGTTCTATCAAGTACTCAATCTGGTGCAGTACTGAACATGGCAATAAGCGTTTGGATGCTGCTTACCGATCCTTGAATGGTAAAGGCCCACTTTATTTACTCTTCAGCGTAAATGGGAGTGGACACTTTTGTGGAGTTGCGGAGATGAAGTCTGTTGTAGACTATAATGCATATGCTGGAGTCTGGTCACAAGACAAGTGGAAGGGAAAGTTTGAAGTCAAATGGGTCTTTGTCAAAGACGTTCCTAATAACCAACTGCGACATATTCGTTTGGAAAACAACGATAATAAGCCTGTTACCAACTCAAGGGACACTCAAGAGGTACCCCTAGAAAAAGCCAAGCAAGTCCTTAAAATAATTGCGACTTTCAAGCATACAACCTCTATCTTTGATGACTTTGCACATTACGAGAAGCGTCAAGAAGAGGAGGAAGCCATGCGTAGG GAGAGGAATCGAAACAAACAATAA